In Priestia aryabhattai, the DNA window GCGGTTAAAATCGTAGATGACATTGATGAAGCGATTTCTCACATTAATGTTCACAGTTCACATCACTCTGAAGCGATTGTAACAACAAATTATGCTCATGCTCAGCGTTTTTTACAGCGCGTTAATTCAGCCGCTGTTTATGTGAATGCTTCGACGAGGTTTACGGACGGAGAAGAGTTTGGTTTCGGGGCAGAAATCGGAATTAGTACACAAAAGCTTCATGCACGTGGACCAATGGGATTAAGGGAATTAACAACATTAAAATATATTATTTACGGAGATGGACAAATTCGATAAAAAAGAAGCCTGAGGCATATGCTCAGGCTTCTTTTATTTCCATATATGTTCAATTTCTTCAAGTGACTTTCCTTTTGTTTCTGGCACCCACTTCCATATAAACAAAAATGAAGCGATACACATAGCCATAAAGGATAAAAATGTGAAAGATCCTCCAGCTTTGTTCCAAAGAATAGGAAAAAACTGAGACACAAACCAATTAGCTATCCACAAGAAAAAGGTGGAAATAGACATTGCATAGCCTCTCGCGTGATTAGGAAAAATTTCAGAAATCACAACCCATACAACGGGTCCCATAGAAATATTAAAAAGAAATAAATAAAAAACAATAAGTAAACTAGTAGTCAAGCCTTCAGTACCCTGTGAATGAAATCCAAAGGAAACGAGAAGCTGCGTAACGGCCATACCAGCTGTGCCAATAAGTAATAAAGCTTTGCGGCCAATCCGGTCGATAAGCCATATGGAACAAAGAACGCCTAAAAAGGCAGCTACACCAATCATAGACGTAACAAGGAGCGATAAATCTCCTCTAGCTCCAGCTGCCTCAAAAACTTGCGGTGCGTAATAAATAATGGCATTGATTCCGACAAGCTGTTGAAATGCTGCAAGTAGAATACCAATAAGCAACGCTTTTCGAAGACTTGTCTCTTTAAAAAGCGAAAGAGAAGCCGGTTGATTTTCTTTTAACGATTGCTCAATATGATACAGCTCTTGGCGTGCAATGTGTGTACCATTGATTTTAATTAAAATGTCCATAGCTTCTAAAGTGCGGTTTGCTTTTACCAGCCACCTCGGACTTTCAGGAACAGGAGAAAGGATAAGAAGAAGTAAAAGAGCAGGAATGCCAGAAGCACCGATAATGTAGCGCCATCCTGTGGAATTCTGCCAAGCGTCTTCTCCAATAGATAAAATGTAGTCATTTACAAAATAGACAGAAACAATCCCAACGGCAACAGCAAATTGATAAAGAGAGCCTAAGCGGCCGCGCATGTGAGGAGGGGCTATTTCAGAAATATAGGTAATAGAAAGAACAGAAGCCATGCCAATGCCTAGTCCTCCAATAATTCGAGAAATAATCACAAAAGAGATGGATGAAGATAGCGCTTGCATAATTGCGGATACGATAAATAAAGAAGCTGCTAAAAGTAAGATGCTTTTTCTGCCGAATCGATCACTCAGTTTTCCTGAGGCAAGTACCCCAACAGCACCACCGAGCAGCAGACTAGATACAACAAAACCTACCATCGTTGGACTAAGCTTAAAATGAACTTCCATCAACCCAATAGCTCCTGAAATGACGGCTGTATCATAGCCATACAGTAACCCTCCAAAAGCAGCTGCACATGAAATGAAAATAACAAAAAATAGATTTCCTTTTTGCTCCTTATACTCGTCAGAAGTTACTTTTACTATCCCCATATAAATTCCTCCTTTGAATCGCAATCACTATTTTAATTAAAAAACGTTACACGTAAAACGTTTTCACAAAAGATGTTTTTATGTTAAACTAAAAATTGTAAATAATCAAACTATTTTTTAACTTTTATATGAATTATGTACGTTCTGTTATCAATCAATAGGGAAGAAAAAATAGGGGGGAAGAGAAATATGGCGTTTATGCAATGTGATTTTTTTTCAGAAGTATTGCAAATCAGTACCTCAATGAACGTTCTAATACCGCAGCAAACAAAATCTCAAATTGGTTTACAAACTAATACAAGAAGTGATAAACACCCTACGCTTTATTTATTACACGGTCTTTCTGATGATCATACGATATGGATGAGAAGAACTTCGATTGAACGCTACGCATCAGAATTAGGACTTGCAGTTGTAATGCCAAATGTAGATCGGAGCTTTTATAGAGATATGGCTTATGGAAAGAAGTATTGGACGTTTGTAACAGAAGAACTCCCTCAATTGGCTAGATCATTCTTTCCGTTATCGGAAAAAAGAGAAGATAATTTTGTAGCTGGTCTTTCTATGGGAGGGTACGGCGCTTTAAAATGGGCGCTTCGCAAACCACATCAATTTTCTGCAGCCGCCAGTTTATCAGGAGTGATGGACGTTGAAGGGCTTGGAGAGCGAGGAGAAGTTCAGTTTTTAGATTATCCTTTGATTTTTGGCATGCCGCCTGTTATTAGACCTGAGGATGATCTTTTCTGGCTGCTTGAAAATCGCCGGCGCTATGGAGAAGTGACTCCGCGTATTTATCAATGCTGTGGAACGGA includes these proteins:
- a CDS encoding alpha/beta hydrolase, which encodes MAFMQCDFFSEVLQISTSMNVLIPQQTKSQIGLQTNTRSDKHPTLYLLHGLSDDHTIWMRRTSIERYASELGLAVVMPNVDRSFYRDMAYGKKYWTFVTEELPQLARSFFPLSEKREDNFVAGLSMGGYGALKWALRKPHQFSAAASLSGVMDVEGLGERGEVQFLDYPLIFGMPPVIRPEDDLFWLLENRRRYGEVTPRIYQCCGTEDFLYEENKRFSERCKQEPICFTYEEGKGSHDWAYWDQKIQDVLKWLFSEK
- a CDS encoding sugar porter family MFS transporter produces the protein MGIVKVTSDEYKEQKGNLFFVIFISCAAAFGGLLYGYDTAVISGAIGLMEVHFKLSPTMVGFVVSSLLLGGAVGVLASGKLSDRFGRKSILLLAASLFIVSAIMQALSSSISFVIISRIIGGLGIGMASVLSITYISEIAPPHMRGRLGSLYQFAVAVGIVSVYFVNDYILSIGEDAWQNSTGWRYIIGASGIPALLLLLILSPVPESPRWLVKANRTLEAMDILIKINGTHIARQELYHIEQSLKENQPASLSLFKETSLRKALLIGILLAAFQQLVGINAIIYYAPQVFEAAGARGDLSLLVTSMIGVAAFLGVLCSIWLIDRIGRKALLLIGTAGMAVTQLLVSFGFHSQGTEGLTTSLLIVFYLFLFNISMGPVVWVVISEIFPNHARGYAMSISTFFLWIANWFVSQFFPILWNKAGGSFTFLSFMAMCIASFLFIWKWVPETKGKSLEEIEHIWK